Proteins found in one Mycobacterium branderi genomic segment:
- a CDS encoding TetR/AcrR family transcriptional regulator: MSSSPKGLSGDDYQKIAVRAGVAELSLFRHFGSKVEIFEASILTPVKTYIDQWCRSWVDFSSEATLDEMADNLVEGLYTLIRQDRRIFQELVAARSDPLSDLYPSAVAVSGELRKGLRAVHDASLVIAQKHGLPADDKPATIGAVASMIIGSVLLEDWAYPANKRVPGRTRMIRELSTLIVDGTTHRGRG, from the coding sequence ATGAGCTCTTCACCGAAAGGGCTATCGGGCGACGACTACCAAAAAATCGCGGTGAGGGCAGGTGTCGCCGAACTCAGCCTGTTTCGCCACTTCGGTTCGAAGGTGGAAATTTTCGAAGCCAGCATCCTCACGCCGGTCAAGACCTACATCGACCAGTGGTGCCGTTCCTGGGTCGATTTCTCCAGCGAGGCAACCCTCGACGAAATGGCGGACAACCTCGTCGAGGGCCTCTATACACTCATCCGGCAGGATCGTCGCATCTTCCAGGAGTTGGTCGCAGCACGTTCGGATCCGCTGAGTGACCTGTACCCGTCGGCTGTCGCGGTCAGTGGCGAGTTGCGAAAGGGATTGCGCGCGGTCCACGATGCCTCCCTCGTCATCGCCCAGAAACACGGATTACCCGCCGATGACAAACCCGCCACGATCGGCGCGGTAGCAAGCATGATCATCGGTTCGGTCTTGCTCGAGGACTGGGCTTATCCGGCCAACAAGCGCGTGCCGGGCAGGACTCGCATGATCCGGGAGCTGTCCACGCTCATCGTTGACGGAACGACGCACCGCGGTCGGGGATAA
- a CDS encoding NAD(P)-binding protein, producing the protein MASDGQVIHADAILAGGSLAGLVAAAVLSRQGYRVIVLEETGHLGSRVGGTQVDGYWIDWGHRDGHGVGDIAFAPVFTRRAAEAVGISAPLRPFVGSCLRVHWLPDQRVTELPMESVVGTSADPVQQVRSVHLLRRRAGPPGAGHQIHP; encoded by the coding sequence ATGGCATCGGACGGGCAAGTCATCCACGCAGATGCGATTCTGGCGGGGGGATCGTTGGCCGGGCTCGTCGCCGCGGCCGTGTTGTCGCGACAGGGCTACCGGGTCATCGTGCTGGAGGAGACCGGACACCTCGGCTCGCGGGTCGGGGGGACGCAAGTAGACGGCTATTGGATCGACTGGGGGCACCGCGACGGCCACGGCGTGGGTGACATCGCGTTTGCTCCCGTCTTCACCAGGCGCGCCGCGGAGGCGGTGGGCATCTCCGCGCCGCTTCGTCCCTTCGTTGGCTCGTGCCTTCGGGTGCATTGGCTGCCCGATCAGCGGGTTACCGAACTCCCGATGGAGTCGGTGGTGGGAACCAGCGCCGACCCGGTCCAGCAGGTCCGCAGCGTGCACCTGCTTCGGCGTCGCGCCGGACCGCCTGGAGCAGGTCACCAAATCCATCCTTGA
- a CDS encoding aldehyde dehydrogenase family protein — translation MARAPVCGHGDSHPACPIGRRRRDRRCRTSSTCCGARLALSSRDNRRRLLLAVAELIRTNADELTTTTVIENATPVSLAAHSPHLTADLFEYNAGWADKIGGTVEATWPVPAFDYTVEEPYGVIGVIIPWNGPCLHRHGCRAGSCRRKLCRVKASRTRTMDQLAFRRIVVRGRYSTGSRQRGAGRAQRR, via the coding sequence ATGGCACGAGCACCGGTATGCGGCCACGGGGACAGCCACCCGGCGTGTCCCATTGGCCGGCGACGCCGAGATCGACGCTGCCGTACGAGCAGCACGTGCTGCGGCGCCCGCCTGGCGCTCTCTTCCCGCGACAACCGGCGTCGGCTGCTGTTAGCGGTAGCCGAGTTGATCCGGACCAACGCCGACGAACTCACGACGACCACGGTCATCGAGAACGCCACACCGGTGTCGCTGGCCGCCCACTCCCCACATTTGACAGCAGACTTGTTCGAATACAACGCCGGCTGGGCGGACAAGATCGGCGGAACGGTCGAAGCGACCTGGCCCGTACCGGCATTCGACTACACGGTGGAAGAGCCGTACGGCGTCATCGGTGTCATCATTCCGTGGAACGGACCTTGCCTCCATCGGCATGGTTGTCGCGCCGGCTCTTGCCGCCGGAAATTGTGTCGTGTTAAAGCCTCCCGAACTCGCACCATGGACCAGCTTGCGTTTCGGAGAATTGTTGTTAGAGGCCGGTATTCCACCGGGAGTCGTCAGCGTGGTGCCGGGCGGGCCCAGCGCCGGTGA
- a CDS encoding aldehyde dehydrogenase family protein, with product MLKPPELAPWTSLRFGELLLEAGIPPGVVSVVPGGPSAGEALTSHPGIDKLHFTGSGATARRVLAGAQQNLTPVCLELGGKSANLIFADADLPAAVQQAVGGIVQLAGQTCLSGTRVIAEDSVYDAVVDMAVDILSQLTVGDPFDADTHMGPVVSAAAADRIMSMIERARTECRVVMGGERMSGEFAAGYYIPPTVLADVDNDSYIAQNEVFGPVLALLRFSDAAEAVRLANDTPYGLAAYVWGKDLQHTHRVVAELAAGNVWVNGFFGIPPSVPFGGVKASGYGRTGGREGIREFTRPKNVWIAL from the coding sequence GTGTTAAAGCCTCCCGAACTCGCACCATGGACCAGCTTGCGTTTCGGAGAATTGTTGTTAGAGGCCGGTATTCCACCGGGAGTCGTCAGCGTGGTGCCGGGCGGGCCCAGCGCCGGTGAAGCCCTCACCAGCCATCCCGGTATCGACAAGCTGCACTTCACCGGCAGTGGAGCGACGGCTCGTCGCGTGCTGGCCGGCGCACAGCAGAACCTGACGCCGGTGTGCCTGGAACTCGGCGGCAAGAGTGCCAATCTGATTTTCGCCGACGCCGACCTACCGGCGGCCGTGCAGCAGGCGGTCGGGGGCATCGTGCAACTTGCCGGGCAGACATGCCTGAGCGGAACACGCGTCATTGCCGAAGACAGCGTTTATGACGCGGTGGTCGATATGGCCGTTGACATCCTTTCGCAGCTGACCGTCGGCGATCCCTTCGACGCCGACACCCACATGGGGCCCGTGGTCAGTGCAGCGGCCGCAGACCGGATCATGTCGATGATCGAACGCGCCCGCACCGAGTGCCGCGTCGTTATGGGGGGCGAACGGATGTCCGGCGAATTCGCCGCCGGTTACTACATACCTCCGACCGTGTTGGCCGACGTCGACAACGACTCCTACATCGCCCAGAACGAGGTGTTCGGGCCGGTGTTGGCGCTACTTCGGTTCAGTGATGCCGCCGAGGCCGTGCGGTTGGCCAACGACACCCCCTATGGGCTGGCGGCCTACGTGTGGGGCAAGGATCTCCAACACACGCATCGGGTCGTAGCTGAGCTCGCCGCGGGAAACGTATGGGTCAACGGCTTCTTCGGGATTCCGCCGTCAGTGCCCTTCGGTGGTGTCAAAGCCAGCGGTTACGGACGCACCGGCGGCCGCGAAGGGATCCGCGAGTTCACCAGACCCAAGAATGTCTGGATCGCGCTGTAG
- a CDS encoding NDMA-dependent alcohol dehydrogenase has product MRTRGAVLHGVGKPWSVEEFELDPPRAGEVLLKNVAAGMCHPMNTSSPETSAPNDVMKSMGMPEMFPLIGGHEGSAVVLEVGDGVSEFQPGDHVVMSFVASCGHCRWCASGTQYLCDAGSLTMVPGMPTDGTFRHHTLSGQGLGHLSKVGAFAEHTVVAETSLVKIDPDIPLTPAALVACAVPTGFGSVTNRANVRSGDTVVVVGCGGIGTSAVQAAHISGAARIVAVDPSEFKRTSATRFGATHTAASTEEAIDLVRDITRGVMADAVVLSPSLVHSDLPAAGLAMTRKGGTCVVTGMSPQTMTSININMQDFTLMNKTLCGTILGSMNPRADVPKLLELYSSGILKLDEMITNTYSLDQINDGYDDLREDRNIRGVVVFDQEVTR; this is encoded by the coding sequence ATGCGAACACGAGGGGCCGTATTGCACGGAGTGGGCAAGCCGTGGTCGGTGGAGGAGTTTGAACTCGACCCGCCCAGGGCCGGCGAAGTATTACTCAAGAACGTGGCGGCCGGCATGTGCCACCCGATGAACACATCGTCACCGGAGACCTCCGCACCCAACGACGTGATGAAGTCCATGGGCATGCCCGAGATGTTCCCGTTGATCGGTGGTCACGAGGGTTCCGCGGTCGTGCTGGAAGTCGGTGACGGGGTCAGCGAGTTCCAGCCCGGCGACCACGTCGTGATGTCATTCGTCGCCAGCTGTGGGCATTGCCGATGGTGTGCATCGGGCACGCAGTACCTGTGCGACGCGGGATCGTTGACCATGGTGCCCGGTATGCCGACGGACGGGACGTTTCGCCACCACACGCTGTCGGGTCAGGGCTTGGGCCACCTGTCGAAGGTCGGCGCATTCGCCGAGCACACCGTCGTGGCCGAGACCTCACTGGTCAAGATCGACCCCGACATTCCCCTCACGCCGGCCGCGCTGGTGGCCTGCGCCGTGCCGACCGGCTTCGGCTCGGTGACCAACCGGGCGAATGTCCGCAGCGGCGACACCGTTGTCGTGGTCGGCTGCGGCGGTATCGGCACCAGCGCAGTTCAGGCCGCACACATCAGCGGGGCAGCCCGCATCGTCGCGGTCGACCCGAGCGAGTTCAAGCGCACGTCGGCGACCCGCTTCGGCGCGACCCACACCGCGGCATCGACCGAGGAGGCCATCGATCTCGTCCGCGACATCACTCGCGGCGTGATGGCAGACGCCGTCGTTTTGTCCCCGTCACTGGTGCACAGCGACCTTCCCGCGGCGGGGCTGGCGATGACACGCAAAGGCGGCACCTGCGTTGTCACGGGAATGTCGCCCCAAACGATGACGTCGATCAATATCAACATGCAGGACTTCACATTGATGAACAAGACACTGTGCGGCACCATCCTGGGCTCGATGAATCCGCGCGCCGATGTGCCAAAGCTGTTGGAGCTCTACAGCTCTGGAATACTCAAGCTCGATGAGATGATCACCAACACATACTCGCTGGACCAGATCAACGACGGATACGACGACCTGCGCGAGGATCGCAATATCCGCGGCGTGGTTGTCTTCGACCAGGAGGTGACCAGATGA
- a CDS encoding YybH family protein, translating into MTTDIGTHELEMLRREAAVRRVIEGYADAVTRRDVATYAAMYAPDAVWTIGPPVDQRIEGRDAIVAELSSQISRLDFFLFTVSNIVVSVHDEIAHSRATVHELGRAAEGAPPGLAAMNLYALYDDELRRDGDRWVFAARRYSILYLDTDAPAGQSFPIT; encoded by the coding sequence ATGACCACCGACATCGGGACCCACGAACTGGAGATGCTTCGTCGTGAGGCGGCAGTACGGCGCGTCATCGAGGGCTACGCCGACGCGGTCACCCGGCGTGATGTCGCGACATACGCTGCGATGTACGCACCGGACGCAGTGTGGACGATCGGACCACCCGTTGATCAACGCATCGAGGGCCGCGACGCAATCGTCGCTGAATTGTCCTCGCAGATATCGAGGCTCGACTTTTTCCTGTTCACCGTCAGCAACATCGTCGTCTCGGTGCACGACGAGATCGCCCACAGCAGAGCGACCGTGCACGAGCTCGGCCGCGCCGCCGAGGGCGCTCCCCCCGGACTCGCGGCCATGAACCTGTACGCGCTCTATGACGACGAGCTGCGCCGTGACGGTGACCGCTGGGTATTCGCTGCGCGCCGGTACTCGATCCTCTACCTCGACACGGATGCGCCTGCCGGGCAGTCGTTCCCGATCACCTAA
- a CDS encoding phosphotransferase family protein, producing MPEVIAVETDESYLGSAFLAMDLVPGRIPADEAPQYCVAGWLFEAAPDRQRELYNNFHDTLADINRIGATTGADLSFLHRPQGEGPAGELAWWSSYLDWATDGLPPTEMVEALAWLHRNRPDPEPPATLVWGDARFGNVIFDDAFRVRAVLDWEMATAGPAEVDLGWSFAVRRSIQRGNGLPLDRELPGFPDRAATIHRYARRLGRPIQALGWYEVFAMVRMGAVLKALAGLLHQRGITDHIVHTIPPLQDWIYDLMEAAP from the coding sequence GTGCCTGAGGTCATCGCCGTGGAAACCGATGAGTCCTATCTCGGTTCCGCGTTCCTCGCGATGGATCTGGTGCCGGGAAGAATTCCCGCCGACGAAGCACCCCAGTACTGCGTCGCCGGGTGGTTGTTCGAGGCCGCACCGGATCGGCAACGCGAGCTGTACAACAACTTTCACGACACGTTGGCCGATATCAACCGCATCGGCGCCACTACCGGCGCCGACCTGTCGTTTCTGCATCGCCCGCAGGGTGAGGGACCGGCAGGTGAGTTGGCGTGGTGGTCGAGCTACCTGGATTGGGCCACTGACGGTTTGCCGCCAACCGAAATGGTTGAGGCGCTAGCATGGCTGCACCGCAACCGCCCGGACCCAGAGCCACCCGCAACGCTGGTGTGGGGCGACGCCCGCTTCGGAAACGTGATCTTTGACGATGCCTTCCGGGTGCGCGCAGTGCTGGACTGGGAAATGGCAACGGCCGGCCCGGCGGAGGTCGACCTCGGATGGTCATTCGCGGTCCGGCGCTCGATCCAGCGCGGCAATGGGCTACCACTTGACCGTGAACTACCCGGCTTTCCCGATCGCGCGGCGACCATCCATCGGTACGCACGGCGCCTCGGCCGGCCGATCCAGGCACTTGGATGGTACGAGGTGTTCGCCATGGTCCGGATGGGCGCCGTCCTCAAGGCGCTGGCCGGACTGCTGCACCAGCGCGGCATCACCGACCACATCGTCCACACGATTCCACCGCTGCAGGATTGGATCTACGACCTGATGGAGGCCGCCCCATGA
- a CDS encoding epoxide hydrolase family protein, with product MTDPRPFRITVGDDVLTDLHARLSRTRWPERECVDDWSQGLPLHYARELAAYWADGYDWRVREAALNRYDQFTTDIDGLEIHFVHQRSPHPEALPLVITHGWPGSFVEFHKVIEPLSNPTAHGGQAEDAFHVVCPSLPGYGFSGKPVATGWGIGKVAQAWETLMVRLGYDHYGAQGGDWGAAVTTQLGRNRGHCIAIHTNMPFGAPPAGALDNPSDDEREALARLEYYETWDSGYAKQQSTRPQTLGYGLVDSPAGQMAWIIEKFWSWMDCDGHPENVVSRDELLDNVMVYWLTASAASSARMYWESFKSFQAAGSVDLPTGVAAFPKEIIRSPRAWCEANYNITHWSDMPRGGHFAAFEQPQLFVEDVRAFFAGYR from the coding sequence ATGACAGACCCCAGGCCGTTTCGCATCACGGTTGGCGACGACGTCCTTACCGATCTGCACGCACGCCTGTCGCGAACCCGCTGGCCAGAGCGCGAATGCGTCGATGACTGGAGCCAGGGTCTGCCGCTGCACTACGCCCGGGAGCTCGCCGCCTATTGGGCAGACGGCTACGACTGGCGGGTGCGGGAGGCGGCACTGAATCGCTACGACCAATTCACCACCGACATCGACGGGCTCGAGATCCACTTTGTGCACCAACGTTCCCCGCACCCCGAAGCGTTGCCGCTGGTGATCACGCACGGCTGGCCCGGATCATTCGTGGAATTCCACAAAGTCATCGAGCCGTTGTCCAACCCGACGGCACACGGAGGGCAAGCCGAAGACGCGTTTCACGTCGTCTGCCCCTCCCTTCCCGGGTATGGCTTCTCCGGGAAACCGGTCGCGACCGGCTGGGGTATCGGCAAAGTCGCACAGGCGTGGGAAACACTGATGGTCCGGCTGGGCTACGACCACTACGGCGCACAGGGCGGCGACTGGGGGGCGGCGGTCACTACACAGCTGGGCCGAAACCGTGGCCACTGCATCGCCATTCATACCAACATGCCCTTCGGCGCGCCACCCGCCGGCGCCCTGGACAATCCGAGCGACGATGAGCGGGAGGCGCTGGCCCGCCTCGAATATTACGAAACGTGGGACTCCGGCTACGCCAAGCAGCAGTCGACCCGACCGCAGACTCTCGGTTACGGCTTGGTGGATTCGCCAGCGGGCCAGATGGCGTGGATCATCGAGAAGTTCTGGTCGTGGATGGACTGCGACGGCCACCCGGAAAACGTGGTCAGCCGCGACGAACTGCTCGACAACGTGATGGTGTATTGGCTCACCGCCTCGGCGGCGTCCTCAGCGCGAATGTACTGGGAAAGTTTCAAGAGCTTCCAGGCCGCCGGCAGCGTCGACCTGCCCACCGGTGTGGCGGCCTTTCCGAAAGAGATCATCCGCTCACCGCGAGCGTGGTGCGAAGCGAACTACAACATCACACACTGGTCCGACATGCCGCGCGGCGGACACTTCGCGGCATTCGAGCAACCCCAGCTTTTCGTCGAGGACGTCCGGGCCTTCTTCGCCGGATACCGGTGA